The genomic stretch cttattttataatttttagtacgctgtaaatgtacaattatatattttgttttgacaaTGTGAAACTGTCATTAATATTTTTGGTTTTGGGTTctgtaaatatgtatgtatgtaaatttaatgcatttttttaatggaccattttgataatgtattttaaccattacttttttttaagtgtgcaaaataaaaaagattgcAGATATGAAAATGCCTGCCTTGTGTGAGAACCTCAAGAGGATTTCCCTAATCCTacttttattcatattttgtatGTAACAAATGGAGTGAGTAACTATGAGCAACTTATCCAGTATTATTTCATTTGACATGTACAGTCAAAAACATTGATGATGAGATTGTTCATtctgtaatttattatttattactcaGTTCAACCACCAGATACTTTCATGTGGCAATTCGCAGTCGAAATACAATTTAAGCATAAAATCATGGAAGTATTTAATTATTGCCAACGtgccaacaaaaaaatgttacattgtcTTTCACTTTCCTGCTCAATGTACTTATGGTAACTATACCTCAGACAAGTCATGCAATTTActatctactttaaaaaaaaatgtttttatatgtacagtcttttttttttttttttaaagaatgctTCATCAAGATTTTGTATTTAACCCCACAAATTTTGTATCTGTGTATATATTgatgtttctttaaaatgtcagaaaatgaaaacatttttttaaaattgaggTCATCTGATTTCCATTTCCAGCATAACTTCTAGCTATAAATTCATTTATTGTCATATTTACAGtcacaattttaataaaaatttttacaaaaaagaatTGTTTTGTTCATTCATAtggagtttttgtttttacttttttttagaaccCTTGCTGCTTGCTTTACCAGATTTCTtagctttctcttcttttcctgTATGAGATGTAGGAGTTGTAGCTGAAGTTTTCACTTCTGCTGAACTAGGTAGCTGTGAAGTATCTGATGCTTTTGAAGATTCAATTTGTAActagcaaaaaaacaacaacattaaagaatggaactTAATCATgtgtataacaaaaaaaaatgttttaaaatcatgtaattaatgtagaATGATCTTAATTAAGACAAAGTAGTTGACAAATGTAATATctgaaatgaaagaaaagttcTTGTGGCAGTGTAAGTGACGCACATGTAGTAATCTGATCTATACTGTCTCCAATCACCTTTCTTTTACAACATCACACAATCAAAGGAAATCCCAAATAAAAATTCACTGCACATTAATTAAGCCTTTTTTTGCATCAGAAACTTCATCTCATCCTGTGGACCTGTCTGAAGCATAGGCTACCAACCAGCTTTCTCCAGGCATCTtagttctgggcgagtctctccaactgtccccacgtcttgcccatctgcttccaaatagcatctccacgtcttgcccatctgcttccaaataGCATCTCCACGTATTCCTGGTCCATTCCCTCGTCCTCTTTTCTTGGGGGATCCAGGTGAGGAATTACCTTGTAATGTTAGATGCAGGTTTGTGAAGGGTTTGACCTACCCATCTCCAGCGTTTCTGAATCTACTTCAATGGAGGCTGTTTTCCTGATTTGAGATCTTAGAATCTTACTGAGGcgggtattgatgaatacctgtattttttttgtggtGGTGACGGTTCTTCAGGTCTCTGTTCCGTAAAGTAGTATTAGCTTGACAATTGTGTTAAAGAGCCTGATCCTGATGATGGTGATTCATTCTTTCATGGCTACCCAcatagaagaagaaaaactctGAATTAAAACCTCTGCTGCCTGCAGCTATTTCCTAACATGAGAAAAGCTTCGGGGGTCAAccctgtgtaaaaaaaaaatcaggagccggaaATCCGTATGCTGATTTGTAGCTCATTGTTACACCCTTGCAGAGCCTGCGATGCTGCTGTATCAGTGTTACACCCTTACAGAGCCTGCGACGCTGCTGTGTCAGTGTTACACCCTTGCCGAGCCTGCGACGCTGCTGTATCAGTGTTACACCCTTGCCGAGCCTGCCATGCTGCTGTATCAGCTGTGTTGAGAGAAGGAATAGCTGTGGGGGCGACATCATTCCGACCATAGTTAAAAACCAGGCATTcctctcatttccatgagatgatccatagttgtTTCGAGTcgtatgcgcactggactgttgttcggtcgtCTCAAAGGTCccggttcataccctgcccgctgccatcctccgtcgttctgcaggaggtttggaagaggaagtagattatccgaaagatgaaaaacaaacaaacatacaaaagTTCGAGACTAGAGAACTATGCACCAATTCTCATTCTTCTACACATTCGACAAAACAGTGTTGGCATGATGACAATGGAACTCTTACTGGATAAAATCTTAGCCTTTAATTATctctaaatatatttaatttcttaataACAAACTGCACTGCatgcaaaagaaacaaaaaaaaaggattgcttaaaaaaaaaaaaaaaaaacttatctaagtGAAAGAATGCTATTTACTGTCATTTATCTGAAAGGGGCAGGGTTTAGCCCCCTTTCtgttatataattaatattaataattagtactaattggttaatttttggattgattcatgtattgtcatcaactgtgaataattattcaaaaaattcaatcagagaatgggaagtggggaaaacgtaataaggggattaaatccatatatacttCCACAgttctcattaagtagcatttattccacttatttcgatatcaaacaaaataattaattcctaataattaatttactaattggttaatactttttttttattgattcatgtcttgtcaggtacaacgaataattgtgcacagtttcagcttgatccgagaacgggaaTATGGAGAAAGAAACATGTTTAAACatcgtaccagacagacatacagacagacagagtaagctaatataagctttgtaaaaagacttGACTATTCCCTGTTAGATTTGGCACCTTAGCTATAATTGCTGCAAGTTTTATCGTTTTACCAAATATAAGTATCATAGATGTCACTGTggagttattttaaaataacatcttATAAAAATAACTGTCCAGACCAAATACATAGCCTACTTTATGCAACATTGGTGCTCACTGTAATCGACATGTGTGAGTTATTTTCAATATGTGCTAGGTGCAAGATAAATGGTGTCAATGTGAACTTCGAAGACATCCCCGGCAAACCGAGGGTAACCTGGAATATGATTCTTATATTCAAAGGATAACATACAGGCACAGAGAATATTCTgtcgcgcgcgcacacacactcactcttaTCACACATGTAGATTTACTTGCTGAAGAATGCTGAATTTAGACTAAAGCGACATCTcgatataaaataacaaaagaatataCCTTTCAATGGGACATAATTTACAATTTATGCGACGTTATAGAGGCCTACACATTTCACAGTTTATTCCCCTTGTGCATACAttgttaaataataaaatggcTTGAAGTTTTTGTGTGTCTGTAACCACTGTTATCGCGGGGCCCCTAGAAGCGGGGCCTGGGGCTGTTGCCCCACTCGCCACCCCATTAGGTCGCCTCTGCTTGGATTAAAGTATTCAAGTAAGTACTCCTCTTTCCCTAGTCTCAATCACGCAGTATGACCAAAAACTTAGTGGAGTCAATGTCCTTAAATATGAACAAGTCAATGTCCTTAAATATGAACAAGTCAATGTCCTTAAATATGAACGAGTCAATGTCCTTAAATATGAAAAAGTCAATGTCCTTAAATAAGAACGAATCAATGTCCTTTAATATGAACGAGTAGTTTCCATAGGAATACTCGTTGGACATgataatttaatttgttaaaagaaCGTCTTTAATTTAGGATGTAGGAATGACATgtttgttaaataaaatgtacatgattccacccagacaaacagatagacagagtgagtggaaaAAAGTttagtaaaaaatatatttaaacacgAATAAGACAAAATGTgactataaaatttatttagtttttataacAAGTTacagattataaaaaaaaagaacacctttattttattagatgcTACTAAAGAAACAGCACAAATgcatagtttttattttttcaaacacTATCTAGTGAACACGTGGTATAAACACTGAGATAATTGTTTCATGACATCTTCCTGTCATAGTCTTTCACTTGTCATTTGAACAATGTCATAGCTAGAGACATATTTAAATCTTTGGGGTGAAACAGTTCACATTGTTGTCATTGCGAGAGAATAAAAAGTTGACCAGATGGCGTGGTAATGATTCTTGGGTATAGAGTTGGGACTTAAGAATTCAAGAATTTGGAACTCTGCCGTCTCGCAGAAAGTGTCTTGTATAGGACCCCAGACGTCATGTATGCCTAGTCTAATATCCTCTGGTTAGAAAGAACGCCTCATACAATAGTCAGGATATGAGTTGGGGAAACAAGTCTACTTATTACTGTAGATAACCCAAAagttataggcctacaatataATACAATAGTACAATTCGACAGGACACACAATTGGTAAATATGACACGAAGTCTAAGCAAAAGACACTTCTGTCGACACGAtgagtaatttaaaaaaataggaaagtgggggggggggcatctttTTCCACCCAGACCCCCTAACTGCCATGGACAGTTTGTAAGAGTATTTTATTCATGGTTAGAGTCAGTGGCCTATATGCAGTGtgaaaaattacaatatttttaataactaatAGCAAACTAAACTGCAGTTAACATACACATCAAATACAAGTTTTTCCACTtcatcattttctcttttagcctcaatcactctctctctctccttttcactctcaatcactctctctctttcactctatctcaatcactctctctctctcttccttctaGCCCAGTCACACTTGTCCCCCTTTTCTCTACGAGTTGACGTCTCGGATCTAGTCTCAATATTTCACGAGTCTGTCCTGTGTTTTGTATAAAGACCAGctaacattactttttttttcagtatgtCTAGGGCCCAGTTAAAGTGGTTGGTTTCTTAGGGCCTTTGCAAGACTAATGGTCCTGGCACCCAGCTAATTATCACTTGGCCAGCTTATCCCGCTGTTGAGTCAACTCTaacattaatattatattttgataGAGTTTGGGCGTTCTCACTATACACGTAGTCACGTAATTAACGCTTCTTTGGAATAGTTATAATGTTAATATCTCTGCTGTCGGTGTCACTTTGTCTATTACAAGGCTTGCACCAGCTCGGCAGTTGACACACTTCCAGAAAATGGAGCCGGAAGTCGGCGCTCCAAATGATGAGAATGAAAAACTGGCTGAAACTAGTTGAAATTCCCAGCCAGCAGGCGAAGAACTGAAGGAAGTCATTCACTTGTGTTTGGAAAGCTTGCTTCACGACCAAACTAAAAGAATACAAACACAGAGTTAGTTAGTTTcgaaaataaattctacatacATGATTGTAACATAATGGAAATCGATACTTGCTATAAATCCCACTTATacgcttgcgagtcttggacgctgactgcagagctagagaggaggatcctagccgTTGAGATGCTACATAAGTATCCtgggtatcacatttaaagaccgcatcacaaacgaagagattagagacagggttactgcatccattggaccccacgatgacccgataactagtgtaaaaaaaaacggaaactCAAACTccatggccatattacaaggtcttagggggttgcaaagaccttcctacacggaacagtaccaggcaaaataaaagacagagaaagcgatgggaagacaacataaaaaatggaTGGACCTGCAATTGAAAGAGGTTATATCCAagtcaaaagacagagaggaatggagaaagatggttaacacatcttgtgtggtgtcccgacggtccaacagactaaggaaaaggtgaaggtgaatacaagaactaattaattaatcgaaataaaacttatcttatctgatacgtttcaataaaataaatagcccccccccctcccacacgaATGGTGAAAACCTGGTGGGAAAACGCGCCAGTTGACCAGTAAGAGCATTAGGACGATTGGATCAGTTTTTCAGTCAATAATAAAAGGAGCCACACACCTGGTTCAGGCGTTGACCTGGCTCACAATAACGAAAAGACCAGGAACAAAATCTTGGCTCAtacacagggccggtcttagggtcccgcaatctgtaggaccggccctgctcaTGCAGCATGATTAGCATTAAATCAAGAACTCTATGATAACAACTAACCTTACTAAATGACGCactatatgatatatatatatattatatatatatatacacagtgcttttttgtaaaacaaaaataggtgccggtactcagtgattaggtgctggtactcagtagttgattgcctaacttttaactactaaaaattaataaaaatacgtgaaaatacaagaaaagtaatttttttttcaaaaaggtgccggtacggcgtaccggtgcgtaccgtcataAAAAAGCCCTGTACATATATACTTATACATATAAAGAATAGGTCACTGTCCCTAAATAACTTACTTTATGATAACAAAAGGGAACCAGGCGATAGTAAACGCTAAACACATGATGCAAGTGATGTGATAGTTCCTGGGCCTGGAGCACAACTCCACGTAGACTTTCTCATAGAACTGAAGTCTCTTCTTGAAAGAACTGAGAATAAAACATTGTTAGAACATACACCTACAGCTTTGTTCTCGAAACTATTGAAAGGGcgtataattaaatataaaccaTGAGGTACTAATCGAGTTAAAATTTTCAATACTAACAATCACACTTTTTACACATtcctgaaaaaataaatattaaaatactctgaaagacacaaagaaaaggcacattccttgttccatatgctaggacaaatttgctccttctttcctagtgctattagagcatggaatgggttgtctgagtcaGCCGGGAAAACCAGTgagttggcagaatttaagtcattaattaacacGCAGggctagattgacctagggacacgcctaagacgtaattatctacttttttgaagtaacgtctgtactttataagataagataagacagtctttattttttaaatataatttgaagAAGCATACATTAATGCAGGACAGATACTATTTGCTTAAGAGACATATCTCGTTTATTAAAGAAGCTTACAGActaaaaattttgaaataaatgtaaaaacttgGAAGATGTATTTAAACGATCATTTTCgcagtaaaaacaacaaaactcaTTTAAGACACTACAATGACCATAGTACACATAatgtaaagtttatctgtttctatggccgactgCTAATGAGGAGGTCAtgtagtcagcacaacgactaacgtTTCCgtcctaaaaatctcgaaataaaaaatctcagcCTTTacctagattcgaacccaagacaaTCGGAAGCTAAGTactttaccactaagccaccaCAATAACCTCATAGCCACAGAAGACCaggatttttatttaaaaaaaatatttgtcttgaTATTAATTAACAGTAGTAGAGTATTTGTTTAGTTCTGACCCATGATTTAAAGTACCTTGTGAATAAGTAAGCGCTGGTGACTCCCATGGCAAACAGACTAGGGATAGATACAAGTACTCCAGCAGTCAACATGTAAGCCACTTGCTGCTTAGTGTCAATCATACAGATGGATGTCGCCTTGTTGAACACTGCTGACTGAAATATACATTCAAACATTTCAACTGTATACttaaactttttcaaagaagagtTTATTCAATTCAAGTCATTGGGCAGATAAAGACACAAGAAAATAACTGTACAGTCAGtcggtccgtccgtccgtcagtCATGTACACTATGAACATAGACAAAtgaaaaaatacacctatttactTCATCTACGCAGATTAAAGCCCCCTCCCCAaaccccccgaaaaaaaattatgaaaaaaaaaaaccgataATCAGAAATGGTCTCTTTTACCTAACCCAGTAATGGTACTTTGTGGAAACTTCTGACTCCCGAGTAAAGCAAACTGGGATACCAAGACGCTTTATTAGTTAGCATTACTTAtacaatatacattttattgtttcattacattctttgaCTATAACATTTGTTGAGAGATAGGTTATAGCTGATATAATAAGCTACCAAATTGGGATAAGTGTGGTGCTTTGCTTATTCttatcactttttaaaattgtacttATAGTTGTAGATATTAGTTTTAGGATGGGTGTATTAAAAGTTGAAAATCCGCTGCCCAGGACAGACCCCGTTGGCGAAAAGATAATCTTAACCGACtaccggtggacaatggttatgcttgccctgggagtggcaaaatatgtaggtcacagctggggctgcattcttcattaatcttcggactcgaagacaattcTTATTATTAAAAGTTGGGCAATAGTTTTCCGTCTTTTGTGTGTGCCTAGCCTATATAATTGACAGACAATCGTCTCAATATAGAATGGTGCTCTGTCTTTTTACACAATAGACACATTACTCAGTCAGTGCAGGTAGGTAgtggtaatgtttttttttgtttttcttataggTTGAGTTATCACCCGGTGTCAGATGTAAGGGCAAAGGTCAGGCCACAAACTACAACCAGTTGCGCTATTAcaactaaaaaatgaaaacttggTTGCAGAGATAATTATGAATGAATAGAGAAATCCTCGTGACTGACATTTTATATTTCTCTTTGAAACAAAACTtcgaaacaaaaatatattttgaaattttaaagactGAAAATACttgtcttaactctttctctccgtaattatttaccatattttggtggaatgaacgttggcatcgtcagttaggagagagagagagttaatataaaataaaagagcGAATGTTCACATAATCTATTAGTGCTTACCTGGTTACGAGTGTCTATCCAATGTATAggtaatgtatttatttactttgtacaaaaaaatattgtcatCTCAAAAGGTCTAGCTGTTTATGCATAAGTTTTAAACATAAGATGAATAACACATGAAAATAAATTCTGAATGAAACTATAAGAGAGGTACCTGGAATGAAAACAAGGGAGGGCAGCAGAACGATACGGCAACAATCCAAGAGAAGACAATCCAGCACAAGCTTCTGGTCGAGGACATCATCACGTTGTAGCGCTCTGGCTTGCGGACGGCTACGTAGTGGTCAACGTTGAGCCAGGTCAGGGAGTACATCTTAGCGGTCATTAGGGTTGTGAACACGTAGGCCTCGACACTACAGAACATCTCACTGGGGAAGGACACACGGGCTTATTACTTTCTATGCTTAGATTAACAGGGGGAGGACACACGGGCTTATTACTTTCTATGCTTAGATTCACATGGAGAGAACATACGGGCTTATCTCTTTCTATGCTTAGATTAACAGGGGGAGGACACACGGGCTTATCACTTTCTATGCTTAGATTcacaggggggggggcacacGGGCTTATTACTTTCTATGCTTAAATTAACAGGGGGAGGACACACGGGCTTATCACTTTCTATGCTTAGATTAACAGGGGGAGGACACACGGGCTTATCACTTTCTATGCTTAGAttcacaggggggggggggcacacgGGCTTATTACTTTCTATGCTTAAATTAACAGGGGGAGGACACACGGGCTTATCACTTTCTATGCTTAGATTCACATGGAGAGAACATACGGGCTTATTAATTTCTATGCTTAGATTAACAGGGGGAGGACACACGGGCTTATCACTTTCTATGCTTAGATTCACATGGAGAGAACATACGGGCTTATCTCTTTCTATGCTTAGATTAACAGGGGGAGGACACACGGGCTTATCACTTTCTATGCTTAGATTCACATGGAGAGAACATACGGGCTTATCTCTTTCTATGCTTAGATTCAAAGGGGGAGGACACTCGGGCTTATCACTTTCTATGCTTAGATTAACAGGGGGAGGACACACGGGCTTATCACTTTCTATGCTTAGATTAACAGGGGGAGGACACACGGGCTTATTACTTTCTATGCTTAGATTCACATGGAGAGAACATACGGGCTTATCTCTTTCTATGCTTAGATTCAAAGGGGGAGGACACACGGGCTTATCACTTTCTATACTTAGATTCACAGCGGGAGGACACACGGGCTTATCACTTTCTATGCTTAGATTCACATGGAGAATACGGGCTTATCTCTTTCTATGCTTAGATTCAAAGGGGGAGGACACTCGGGCTTATCACTTTCTATGCTTAGATTAACAGGGGGAGGACACACGGGCTTATCACTTTCTATGCTTAGATTAACAGGGGGAGGACACACGGGCTTATTACTTTCTATGCTTAGATTCACATGGAGAGAACATACGGGCTTATCTCTTTCTATGCTTAGATTCAAAGGGGGAGGACACACGGGCTTATCACTTTCTATACTTAGATTCACAGCGGGAGGACACACGGGCTTATCACTTTCTATGCTTAGATTCAAAGGGGGAGGACACACGGGCTTATCCCTTTCTATGCTTAGATTCACAGCGGGAGGACACACGGGCTTATCACTTTCTATGCTTAGATTCAAAGGGGGAGGACACACGGGCTTATTACTTTCTATGCTTAGATTCAAAGGGGGAGGACACACGGGCTTATTACTTTCTATGCTTAGATTCAAAGGGGGAGGACACACGGGCTTATTACTTTCTATGCTTAGATTCACAGGGGGAGGACACACGGGCTTATTACTTTCTATGCTTAGATTCAAAGGGGGAGGACACACGGGCTTATTACTTTCTATGCTTAGATTCACAGGGGGAGGACACACGGGCTTATTACTTTCTATGCTTAGATTCACAGGGGTAGGACACAGGGGCTTATCACTTTCTATGCTTAGATTCACAGCGGGAGGACACACGGGCTTATCACTTTCTATGCTTAGATTCACAGAAGGAGGACACACGGGCTTATCActttcaatgattagattcaaaaggggggggggcatacaATTCTATTTCATCCAATTGTAAGACTCACGGGGGAAGGCATATAAACTTATTAGCCTATGGAGAGACCACAGAAGAGAACATGCAAGCTTAACATTGATCTCTATAATTTGCACCGTTCGCTAAGTCGAGTTAAAGAAACTTATTGATATTTCACTCTAACGAAACACCCAGAagtgtaaataaagaaatagatctaggcctagccTATAGTAGAATTTCACATTTCCGGTATTTCGTATGCTATTTGTCTGGTAAGATTTAAGACTATTTCACAATGTTCCCAGGGGCTCGCCAAGaccttcctgcagggaacagCATTCAAcagcaccaggaaaaagaagaagaggcagacaaagtaaacgatgggaagacaacatcgtAGAATGGACAGGTCATAACAGGCCTGTCGCTGGAAGAGATTCTAATTGAGGTATAAGACAGAGATGAGTGGAGAAGGGTggtcgacagatcttgtgtagcgCCCCACAACGGTTCAACGAACAGGTGAAGGTGATAGGCCTATATCCTTTATGGCTTAAAACAAGGACAATGTAAAGAGTGTTGATGACCTCACCATGACAGGCTTTGACAAGTTTGTATTTTGATTCTCACGTGTTTACATCAAGTGTTTGTTTGGGCATGTTGCCAAGGTTACAAACAATAGGAACTCTATTGTAAATGAAGCGTTAATTTGTTGTCAAGCCATTAGGGGTCACGTGGTGTTTACATTGGTGCACGTTATTGCATTGAACAATACGTTGAGCCTGTGAAATGTTTCATTGGAACTAACTGCTCCACAAAGTTACAATCAGCAAGAAAATCAAGTATAGagattaaagctagatcaagtatcgatattaaagctagatcaagtatcaatattaaagctagatcaagtataaagattaaagctagatcaagtatagatattaaagctagatcaagtataaagattaaagctagatcaagtgTCGATATTAAAGATAGATCAAGTATaaagattaaagctagatcaagtatcgatattaaagctagatcaagtataaagattaaagctagatcaagtgTCGATATTAAAGTTAGATCAAGTATaaagattaaagctagatcaagtgTCGATATTAAAGTTAGATCAAGTATaaagattaaagctagatcaagtgtcgatattaaagctagatcaagtataaagattaaagctgatcaagtataaagattaaagctagatcaagtataaagattaaagctgatcaagtataaagattaaagctagatcaagtgtcgatattaaagctagatcaagtataaagattaaagctgatcaagtataaagattaaagctagatcaagtgtcgatattaaagctagatcaagtataaagattaaagctagatcaagtgTCGATATTAAAGTTAGATCAAGTATaaagattaaagctagatcaagtatagagattaaagctagatcaagtataaagattaaagctagatcaagtataaagattaaagctagatcaagtataaagattaaagttagatcaagtataaagattaaagctagatcaagtgtcgatattaaagctagatcaagtataaagattaaagctagatcaagtataaagattaaagctagatcaagtgTCGATATTAAAGTTAGATCAAGTATAGagattaaagctagatcaagtataaagattaaagctagatcaagtataaagattaaagctagatcaagtataaagattaaagctagatcaagtataaagattaaagctagatcaagtatagagatt from Biomphalaria glabrata chromosome 9, xgBioGlab47.1, whole genome shotgun sequence encodes the following:
- the LOC106071004 gene encoding G-protein coupled receptor 161-like, which encodes MSGIRRTMTIGYILVMTCVAASQAVKDSQEAEVHIIVSPSSTASPFLEVPNKPSADSDDPEFTLQTFLTMMVTLLIVLTNCAIIMVASWTDSFVNFNKTFIYSLTLADLLIGLFITPYSIFLSVYRKWVFTSEMFCSVEAYVFTTLMTAKMYSLTWLNVDHYVAVRKPERYNVMMSSTRSLCWIVFSWIVAVSFCCPPLFSFQSAVFNKATSICMIDTKQQVAYMLTAGVLVSIPSLFAMGVTSAYLFTSSFKKRLQFYEKVYVELCSRPRNYHITCIMCLAFTIAWFPFVIINLVVKQAFQTQVNDFLQFFACWLGISTSFSQFFILIIWSADFRLHFLEVCQLPSWCKPCNRQSDTDSRDINIITIPKKR